The DNA segment CATTTCGATCTTAATTAAAAACTCAAAATGCCTAAAACAAAAATAAGGTGTAGAGTTATAGAGATAAGTCGTAGAGTCTTTTCTTAAGTAAAAAAATAAAAAAAAGCTTGACACTTTACATAACAGGGCACGGAGAATGAACATATTATAAAGATGTAGTATGTATTTACAAATCATCTTAAGGTATTATGGAACAAGAACAGGGTTTGGGCAGTCCATTTTATTATTCTCTGCGTTCTCTGTGCCTCTGTGGTTATATAGCACCTATTAATCGAAATTTGACATAGAGTTCTCTAATCCTCTAATTCACTAATTCGCTAATCTCTAATTCGCTATAGTAAGTTAGCATCATTTATCCACGCTATGTAAAGTTTTGACTAATAACTGCTATAATAGGCTGAATAGTTACAATTTTTGTTACTGAAGTGCCATTAAACTACTTCTTGCGGGTTGATAAGTCGGGTCTATGGAAAGCACCTTTTGAAAGGCAGAAATTGCCTCAAGTCTATTTCCTGATTGTGAATAAGCCACACCCAGATTATAAATGGCGGCAATATTTTGTGGGGATAAGACAATTGCCTTTTGAAAACAAGCCACCGCCTCATTGTGCATTCCTTTAGAGATATAGGCACTGCCAAGATTTACAAGGATAAAATCACGCTCTGGGTCTAACTCAACCGCTTTTTTATATTCTGAAATTGCCTCATCAACCTTGCCGAGCTTTTGATAGACAAGCCCTAATCCATAATAACCTTTAGCATCTCTTTTATCAATCGCAATTATCTTATTAAATTGTGAAATAGCATTCTGCGACTTGCCCAAATCATTATAAACCATACCCAAATTATAATAACTCATCAATCGTTTTGGGTCGGCAAGAAGGGCTTTTTGATATTCAGCGATGGCTTGTGGATATTTACCCATATCCTTGAAAAACCCGCCACGATTGTTATATGCGGTTGCATAGTTAGAGATATTACTTTCTACTCGCTCTTCTTTATATATCTTTTTGTCAAGTATGCCTCGATACCTGAATCGTAAATCCTCATCAATTGCACTTAACTGTTCTTTTAGAGGTGTCCCCTTTTTAAAGACTCGATGACAGATACTGGTTGGAACCAGGGTGTAATCCCTGGCAATGTCCTCATCATAAGGTAAATAAATAGCTCGATGTTGGTTCTTCTCGAAAATAGCATCAAACCGTGTCTTGATAATTTGAGATGCCTCCGTGGTTAATCTCTTAACTCTGTTCTGCGGCTTAAATTCAAAATTTAATTCTTTCTTAATCTGATTAGCATACCAGTCAAGGTATAGCGAGTGCTGGTCAATAAGTGTAATATCTTTGCGGATATTTTCGACATAATGAAGATACCATAAGGGAAAGGCAAAGGTATCGCCTTTGATGTAAAGGATTGATTTTTCTTCTAAAGGAAATAAAATATTCATTCCATAATCATAAGAATAATAATTTTTGGAGTGGTTGCCATAATAATGATTACAAGCCCATGAAATGACTGGAACAAGAAGAAAAATGTAAGGTAATAGAGCTAAAATCCTTTGTCTTAACTTTTTACTCAGAGATTCTATTAGTATCGTCACCCCATACCCAATAAATATACTAAAAATAATATAAGCCGGGATATAATAATCTTCTATGTTGTGAATACCATATCGGCTGGAATGAAGAATATCGGCGAGGATGATTAAGGTTAAGAAAATGAAGATTGTTAGCCTTTGTTTATATAAGAAAAACAATCCGATAAATCCGAGCCAGATAAGATATGGAGTAAACTGCTGGATGAAAAATACAGGATGTTGGACAAATATCCGTTTGAGCAAGGCTGGAAGTGAGGTAGCGAAATAAGTGCCATATTCCTTAGCTGTGATGTGGTCCAGGAATCTTTCAAGATTATCCGGACATCCCCAGTTGATAATTGGATGAGCAGAGGCTCGAATAGGCAGATAGGCATATAAAATAATAATTGGCAGGAAAAACAAAATAGCCATTTTAAGCAGAGAGTTAAGGCTTAAGAGTTTAGGGTTTGGACGCCAAATTATGATAATAAGAAATATCGCCGCAGGAACTAAAAATATCGTTTGGAGATGGTGGGTGAAAGATAGACCAAGAATGAAAGAGAATAGGTAGAGGTAGGATTTTTGATTTTTGATTTTTGATTTTTGATTTATTTGTCCTTTCTGACTTCTGTCTTCTGACTTCTGTCCTTTGTCCTCTGACATTACCTCTTGCCACTTTAGTAAGATAAAGATTAATACTGTAGCAAACAGGGCATTTAAGGTGTATTTCTCAGCAATGACTGCCTGCTGCCAGAAAACCCGAGCAAAACATAGCATTAATGCCGCTATCACCGCCGGGATGAGAGATAAGAGATGAGAAATAAGTTCATTCTTTTTATTTTCTACTTCCCATTTCCTACTTCCTACTTTTAAAGTAATAAAATAGACCATCATCACCGCTAAACTGGCTGATGTTGCCGAGAAGAGATTATAGCGATAGGCAATGTTTCCCAACGGAATAAGGCTGAAAAGCTTACCTAACAAACAATATAAAGGATAACCAGGTGGATGTGGAATACCAAGAACAAAAGATGCCCCAATCATATCAC comes from the bacterium genome and includes:
- a CDS encoding DUF2723 domain-containing protein translates to MGKKKKKDKKVKLPVQAKKNTFLNFIKPEAEVIRPQVFTTYDYLVGIGVFFFAFFVYLHTLTPTIDLHDSGDMIGASFVLGIPHPPGYPLYCLLGKLFSLIPLGNIAYRYNLFSATSASLAVMMVYFITLKVGSRKWEVENKKNELISHLLSLIPAVIAALMLCFARVFWQQAVIAEKYTLNALFATVLIFILLKWQEVMSEDKGQKSEDRSQKGQINQKSKIKNQKSYLYLFSFILGLSFTHHLQTIFLVPAAIFLIIIIWRPNPKLLSLNSLLKMAILFFLPIIILYAYLPIRASAHPIINWGCPDNLERFLDHITAKEYGTYFATSLPALLKRIFVQHPVFFIQQFTPYLIWLGFIGLFFLYKQRLTIFIFLTLIILADILHSSRYGIHNIEDYYIPAYIIFSIFIGYGVTILIESLSKKLRQRILALLPYIFLLVPVISWACNHYYGNHSKNYYSYDYGMNILFPLEEKSILYIKGDTFAFPLWYLHYVENIRKDITLIDQHSLYLDWYANQIKKELNFEFKPQNRVKRLTTEASQIIKTRFDAIFEKNQHRAIYLPYDEDIARDYTLVPTSICHRVFKKGTPLKEQLSAIDEDLRFRYRGILDKKIYKEERVESNISNYATAYNNRGGFFKDMGKYPQAIAEYQKALLADPKRLMSYYNLGMVYNDLGKSQNAISQFNKIIAIDKRDAKGYYGLGLVYQKLGKVDEAISEYKKAVELDPERDFILVNLGSAYISKGMHNEAVACFQKAIVLSPQNIAAIYNLGVAYSQSGNRLEAISAFQKVLSIDPTYQPARSSLMALQ